From Megalops cyprinoides isolate fMegCyp1 chromosome 18, fMegCyp1.pri, whole genome shotgun sequence, one genomic window encodes:
- the drd5a gene encoding D(1B) dopamine receptor, with translation MGTPAKYLSSVHESQSVPFSVGEIMWNTTESAATTDGRKELIVRTVTGCLLSILILWTLLGNILVCSAVLKFRHLRTKVTNIFIVSLAVSDLFVALLVMPWKAVAEVAGYWPFGAFCNIWVAFDIMCSTASILNLCIISVDRYWAISSPFRYERKMTQRVAFVMISVTWTLSVLISFIPVQLNWHKASDETVGTNSTSFGDKAENCDSSLNREYAISSSLISFYIPVAIMIVTYTRIYRIAQIQIRRISSLERAAEHAQSCRTNRLECQHHNTLKTSIKRETKVLKTLSVIMGVFVCCWLPFFILNCIVPFCDRPPTDHKAGLPCVSDTTFDVFVWFGWTNSSLNPIIYAFNADFRKAFASLLGCRHFCSRTPVETVNISNELVSYNQDTLFHKEIVTAYVNMIPNVVDCIDDNEETFDRISQFSHNNEIATDSVCDLDDCEADICLDRLTPFTPNGLH, from the coding sequence ATGGGGACTCCGGCGAAATACCTCTCATCGGTGCACGAAAGTCAGTCCGTCCCGTTTTCTGTCGGAGAGATAATGTGGAACACGACCGAATCGGCGGCGACAACCGACGGCAGAAAGGAATTGATAGTTCGGACGGTGACTGGCTGCCTGCTCTCCATCCTCATCCTCTGGACGCTGCTGGGAAACATTCTGGTGTGCTCCGCGGTGCTGAAGTTCAGGCACTTGCGAACTAAAGTGACTAACATTTTCATCGTCTCTCTGGCGGTGTCCGACCTGTTCGTCGCGTTGCTGGTCATGCCCTGGAAAGCCGTGGCCGAAGTTGCGGGGTACTGGCCGTTCGGGGCGTTCTGTAACATCTGGGTGGCTTTTGACATCATGTGCTCCACGGCTTCGATCCTCAACCTCTGCATCATCAGCGTGGACAGGTACTGGGCCATATCGAGTCCGTTCCGATACGAGAGGAAAATGACTCAGAGAGTGGCCTTTGTAATGATCAGTGTAACATGGACGTTGTCTGTACTTATTTCATTCATACCAGTCCAGCTCAACTGGCACAAAGCCAGCGACGAGACGGTCGGGACAAATAGCACATCTTTTGGGGACAAAGCCGAAAATTGTGACTCCAGCCTCAACCGAGAATACGCAATCTCGTCTTCTTTGATAAGTTTCTATATTCCCGTTGCAATTATGATTGTGACGTACACGAGAATCTACAGGATTGCTCAAATTCAGATACGGAGAATATCTTCTCTAGAGCGCGCGGCGGAGCACGCGCAAAGTTGCAGGACCAACAGACTCGAGTGCCAACACCACAATACCTTGAAAACATCGATTAAAAGGGAAACCAAAGTCTTAAAAACTTTATCTGTGATTAtgggtgtttttgtgtgttgctggttacctttctttattttgaacTGCATCGTCCCGTTCTGTGACAGACCACCGACTGACCACAAAGCCGGGCTTCCTTGCGTGAGTGACACGACTTTTGAcgtgtttgtgtggtttggaTGGACCAATTCGTCTCTAAATCCAATTATCTACGCGTTCAATGCAGACTTTAGAAAAGCCTTTGCCAGTCTTCTGGGTTGCCGTCATTTCTGCTCGAGAACACCAGTTGAAACTGTGAATATAAGCAACGAGCTCGTCTCTTATAACCAAGACACTCTATTTCATAAAGAAATCGTTACCGCGTATGTCAACATGATTCCTAATGTAGTGGACTGCATCGACGATAACGAGGAAACTTTCGATAGGATATCACAGTTTTCTCACAACAATGAAATCGCGACAGATTCAGTATGCGATCTGGACGACTGCGAGGCAGATATTTGCTTGGACAGACTCACACCATTCACTCCCAATGGTTTACATTAA
- the LOC118792892 gene encoding proton channel OTOP1-like: MEQDNGLGIMSMKRYRHSSSNSSNQEKDNKTLSKWRVGLLTQDYPKKNGEIISGQYGINLLLFGIALMLGVSYHGHSIKEKHLLSFITTIMLVQLVWMLWYIVRRARQKKAQGGRTEKDSHVGTSWLKGGLTILALLSLIMDAFKIGHYVGYRACVSAVLGVYPVVHVIHTISQVHFLWFHIKDVIKTFETFERFGVIHAVFTNLLLWCNGAMTESAHSLESHKKRLVALGFVNYTEDHHKPYCNCTTNACSVFSNSLYYLYPFNIEYHIIVSAMLFVMWKNIGRTIDHHHHAKEAPVARTAGLVVGPILGLVALASTIGVLVAYLIQVEDSLETRNSAISMFYYHGIGMLVSMCMASTVGLLIYRTYNLPLDSSKNPSRQLDKELLCGSSVGTWLMAWCSIVAAVAAHSSPSYRWPNLAYSLLLVLEKYVQNLFIIESLYRKEEEEEEGPATLSGVFTMTAASQAPPYDGIINRAFMNQDVDLEENGYLYCRQRSTEAPPSAAPRGPKKKSRRKQILRNIAVFLILCNSALWLLPAFGCRPQYDNGLEQETFGYVIWTMVLNFAMPLNLFYRMHCVASLFEVFQNV, encoded by the exons ATGGAACAGGACAACGGTCTGGGCATTATGTCTATGAAGAGATACCGTCATAGTTCCTCCAATTCCTCCAATCAGGAGaaagacaataaaacattgAGCAAATGGAGAGTTGGCCTTCTGACACAGGACTACCCAAAGAAAAATGGGGAGATTATCAGTGGCCAGTACGGGATCAATTTGCTGCTCTTCGGGATTGCGTTGATGCTGGGCGTCTCGTACCACGGCCATTCCATCAAGGAAAAGCACCTCTTGTCCTTCATCACGACTATCATGCTTGTGCAGCTGGTCTGGATGCTGTGGTACATCGTGAGAAGGGCCAGGCAGAAAAAAGCGCAAGGCGGTCGCACCGAAAAGGATTCGCACGTTGGCACCAGTTGGCTTAAAG GTGGGCTAACAATTCTAGCTTTACTTTCGCTGATTATGGATGCTTTTAAGATCGGGCATTATGTGGGCTACAGAGCGTGCGTGTCGGCAGTTCTGGGAGTTTACCCCGTTGTCCACGTGATTCACACAATATCACAG GTACATTTCCTTTGGTTTCATATCAAGGACGTGATCAAGACATTTGAGACGTTTGAAAG GTTTGGAGTGATCCATGCTGTCTTTACCAACCTGCTTTTGTGGTGCAATGGGGCCATGACTGAATCGGCGCATTCCCTGGAGAGCCACAAAAAAAGGCTCGTTGCACTGGGGTTTGTGAACTACACTGAAG ATCACCACAAGCCATACTGCAACTGTACCACCAACGCCTGCTCCGTGTTCTCCAACAGTCTCTACTACCTGTACCCCTTCAACATCGAGTACCACATCATCGTCTCCGCCATGCTCTTTGTCATGTGGAAGAACATTGGCCGCACCAtcgaccaccaccaccatgctaAGGAGGCGCCGGTCGCCAGGACTGCGGGGTTGGTGGTGGGCCCCATCCTGGGCCTGGTTGCCCTGGCCAGCACCATCGGCGTCCTGGTGGCCTACCTGATCCAGGTGGAGGACTCGCTGGAGACCCGCAACTCCGCCATATCAATGTTCTACTACCACGGCATCGGCATGCTGGTGAGCATGTGCATGGCCAGCACGGTGGGCCTGCTCATCTACAGGACCTACAACCTGCCACTGGACTCCTCGAAAAACCCCTCCCGCCagctggacaaggagctgctgTGTGGCTCCTCGGTGGGCACCTGGCTCATGGCCTGGTGCAGCATTGTGGCGGCGGTGGCGGCTCACAGCTCTCCCAGCTACCGCTGGCCCAACCTGGCCTACTCTCTGCTGCTGGTCCTGGAGAAGTACGTCCAGAACCTCTTCATCATTGAGTCGCTGTACcgcaaggaggaggaggaggaggagggcccTGCGACACTGTCCGGGGTGTTCACCATGACGGCTGCGTCCCAGGCACCGCCCTACGACGGCATCATTAATCGGGCCTTCATGAACCAGGACGTCGACCTCGAGGAGAACGGATATTTGTACTGCCGGCAGAGATCTACAGAAGCACCTCCCTCAGCGGCCCCCAGGGGGCCTAAGAAAAAGAGCAGGAGGAAACAGATTCTGAGGAACATCGCTGTTTTCCTGATCTTATGCAACAGCGCA CTGTGGTTGCTACCGGCGTTTGGCTGTCGGCCCCAGTACGATAACGGATTGGAGCAGGAGACGTTCGGCTACGTCATTTGGACCATGGTGCTGAACTTTGCCATGCCTCTGAACCTCTTCTACCGAATGCACTGTGTAGCATCGCTCTTTGAAGTGTTCCAGAATGTGTGA